One genomic segment of Erythrolamprus reginae isolate rEryReg1 chromosome 2, rEryReg1.hap1, whole genome shotgun sequence includes these proteins:
- the LOC139161439 gene encoding lens fiber major intrinsic protein-like: protein MWEARLSSFWRAVFAEFFGTMFYVFFGLGASLRWIVGPLNVLQVALAFGLVAATMVQSLGHVSGAHINPAVTLAFLLGSQLSLFRAVFYVVAQVLGGLAGAAVLYGVTPAALRGNLALNTMHPSINVSQATIVEIILTLQFVLCVFATYDERRNGRMGSVALAVGFSLTLGHLFGIYYTGAGMNPARSFAPAVITRNFTNHWVYWVGPIIGGLMGGFLYDFILFPRMRSISERLSILKGDRPVATSTSREPPGEPLELKTQAL from the exons ATGTGGGAGGCACGCTTATCCTCCTTTTGGAGAGCTGTTTTTGCCGAGTTCTTCGGGACTATGTTCTATGTGTTTTTTGGGCTGGGGGCTTCCCTTCGCTGGATTGTCGGCCCCttaaatgttctacaggtggcccTGGCTTTTGGCTTGGTAGCAGCCACCATGGTGCAGTCTCTAGGTCACGTAAGCGGTGCCCACATCAACCCAGCTGTTACCCTGGCCTTTCTGTTGGGCTCGCAGCTTTCCCTCTTCCGTGCTGTCTTCTACGTGGTGGCCCAGGTGTTGGGAGGACTGGCCGGTGCAGCTGTGCTTTATGGAGTCACCCCGGCAGCACTACGGGGTAACCTGGCACTCAACACG ATGCACCCTAGTATAAATGTAAGCCAAGCTACCATTGTGGAAATCATCTTGACCCTACAGTTTGTCCTCTGTGTTTTTGCCACCTATGATGAGAGACGTAACGGACGCATGGGATCAGTGGCCCTGGCAGTTGGATTTTCCCTCACTCTTGGACACCTCTTTGGG ATATACTACACAGGAGCTGGCATGAATCCTGCCCGATCCTTTGCCCCAGCTGTCATAACGCGTAACTTCACCAACCACTGG GTATATTGGGTTGGACCAATTATTGGTGGCTTGATGGGTGGCTTTTTGTACGACTTCATCTTATTCCCTCGGATGCGTAGTATTTCAGAACGTCTGTCTATTCTCAAAGGTGACCGGCCTGTTGCCACCAGCAcatccagagaacctccaggggagcCTCTTGAGCTGAAGACACAAGCACTATAA